DNA from Rubripirellula lacrimiformis:
GTCGCCGAAGATGCGATCGTCTACATCGTCGAAGGAGGCCAGATCTGCTACGGCAGCAAGCGGGCCTGGGAAACGTGCCGCGATTGCTGAACGCGGCAGGCGAGAGCGAGTTCGGGAAACATTCAAAAACTTTCCCGAACTCCGCTTGCTGTGTCGGAAACCACATGGCTCATGTGTGTCAACGCAAACGCATTTCCCCTTTCCAACTACGGAGACCCAACCATGGCAAAGAACACCGCTCGAGTCGAAGACACTTACACCACCGCGCATGTCCGGGCTTTGACCTTGCTCGAAGACCTTCACCAAATCGTCGAAGACATGCCGGCCCCCGATGCCGACCATCCCATCAATTGGGAACACGTCGGTTCGCTTCAACACCTTTCCGAACGGCTCAAGGAATTGAAAGATTTCGTTGCTCCCGCCGGTGAATAGTTTCCTGCTTGCAACCTTTCGGCCGCGCTCGCCAGCGTGGCCGTTTCTCGTTGAAGTGCCGCCGACGTTGGCCCGTGTCGCGCGCTGTTGCCAACAAGCGGCGAACCATGCCGACATCTCTTTACGGCCCACAAACGCGAACGTCGGCAAAGTTGGAAAACATCGAGAAAGACTGCGAATTACTGCCGAACTTCGCTTGAGGTGACTCGAAACCCATGGCTCATGTGTGTCTACGAAACGAATTTCATCCCTTCCGAAACCGGAGACACAAACATGCAGACCATCCGCGAAACCAACGGCCGCCGCCCTCGATTCACCCGGCTCGAAGTCATGCAAAAACGATACGCCGCACGGCAACAACAAGCCGCGAATTGCTGCTTGAAGGCGGCAACGCTCGAGATGCTTTCCGAACTGACCGACTACGTCAACGACTTTGAGCCCGAAGGAATCTACCCGCCCGAAGATACGAATCATGTCTATCCCGCGCTGCAACGGTTCTACGACGGATTGATGGAACTGAACGCGAAAGTTCGCGACGAAATGTCCCGCTGATAGGACGCGGCTTTCGCCGGTTATCGCAGTCTTTTGAAAACATCGCAAAAGACTGCGAATTACTGCCGGACTTCGCTTGAGCTGTTTCCAGATGCATGGCTCATGTGTGTTAACGCCAAACGGCAAAACGATTTCACAACCCTTTTCACGAGAGACAAAACCATGGCCATGAACGAAACGAAAAAAGCGAAAGTTGCCGCCCTTCGCACAGAGATGCGAAAGCTCGACCCCGAAACGTATCAGGAAATTCGCCAGTCGTACTACAAGATCGCCGACGAGCTTCGCCCCTTGGTCGACGCCCTTGAAAAAGCCGACGCGGACCTGGGACCGGACGGCCCGCTTTTGGAAGAGCACTACATCTTTTGCGAGATGCTCGACCGGCTCAACAAGAGCCTTCTCGGCGGGGCTGTTTAACCCGCCGGCCGCACAACAACTGCCGCGGACGGAACCGCGGCGCGACTCGCAAGGATGGAAGCCGAAACGTAAACGGGCGTTGTCGCGGGTGGTCCCCGCGGCCTGACGATGGCAGCCAACCACGAACGAAACCCAAACGGAGAACGAACGATGAAGAAGGCAGACGTAAAGATCGGCGGCGAATACTTCGCAACGGTCACCAACAAGAAGGTGACCGTGCGTATTGACGCGGAGAACCGAAGTGGAGGATGGGACGCGACCAATCTTTCGACGGGAAAGAAAGTGCGAATCAAGACCGCCGGCCGGTTGAAGGGTTCGGCGCGAGCCACTGAGACGCCGGCAACGGAAACGCGGGTCAGGAAACGAGTCGCGAAAAAGACGGATGAATCCATCGCCAGCGAAAAGAAGCTCTCGTGCGTGAAAGCGGCGTTGAAGGTCCTGACCGACAGCGCCGAACCGATGAACGCGCAAGAGATGATCGCCGCGATGACCGACGCTGGTTTGTGGGAAAGCCCTGGCGGCAAGACGCCGCACGCAACGCTTTACTCGGCGATCCTGCGCGACATGAAGCGCGGCGATGAAAGTCGCTTCGTCAAAACGGATCGCGGCCGGTTCACGGCGAGAGCGTAGGGCGTAGCGATGAAGTTCATTTGCAACGTCCGCCAGGTCACCGACTTGGCCGAAGGAGAAACCGCACCGCCGGATCCCGACATGGGTTACGAACTGCGGTCGATCGCCGGCGACAAGTTTGAAGTCGGCGTGGTGGAATATGTGGTCCGCCGTGGAGACGCGATCTTTGCAAGGACGACGGCCGGCGAAGAGTTCGCGGTCACGGGCAAGAACGCCCACGTTTTGGTGCCGCTCGGCTTCTAGGCCGAACTGCGCCGACAACGCCCGACGTTTGTAGCGTGCGGGCGTTTCGTCGTGAGTGGCGTAACCACGCGGCGCACCCGAACAACGCGACACTCGGCAACGTCGCGGGCAACTGCATTCCGGCGAAAAACATTCAGAAGTTTTGGAATGTTTCGCGGACTTCGCTTGATGTGTCGGCAAACCCATGGCTCATGTGTGGTTGTACGAACGGTTTTCAAACAACGCGAACGGAGAAACGAAATGACGAAGATGCAACCGCAGCGAATGCGATCGGCTGTTGTATTCGCCGATGGCCGGCGAATCGAAGTCGAAGAGCTACTACCTGTGCAAACGATCGTCGCCGATGCGAAACGCGCCGGCGCGGCCAAGGTTGAACTCGAGAACGGCACCGAAATCTATCTCAACGAGAAAGGAGACCAGCAATGAATAAGGTTCAAACGCTTAACGCTCAGCCGATCCAACCCGCACCGGCCTACGAGAACGCTCACCAGATTGCCCGCGACCTGCTGCAACACATCGAGTTGCAACTCGACCGAATGATTCGTCCGAATAACAAGGCATTGCGATGGACGCACGTGCGAGCGTTGAACTTGGTCAACGCTCAGCTTTCGGAAGTCGCCGCGCTGGTCGACGAAACCAACAACGCTCGCAACTAGGAAACAAAACGATGAAAACGAATCTCAAGGCGGGCGATCGCGTGCGGTTGCTTTCGATGACCGACGACCCCGATCCGATTCCCGCCGGCACCACCGGAACGGTGGCCGGCGTCTATCCACAAAGCGATTGGACGCAAGTCGACGTCGACTGGGACAACGGCCGGTCGCTGATGCTTTCCATTCCGCCGGACGTCGTCGAGCGACTGCCGGCCGACCAAACGAACTAAGGAGCAACCACCATGTCCACACGAGCGACGATCGCCGTCCGCCGCCCCGACCGAACGTATGCAGCGGTCTACCTTCACTACGACGGTTACCCCGAACACACCGGAGAAATACTGATGCAAAGCTACCAAACTCAAACCGCCGCCGAGGAACTCGTCTCCTATGGCGACCTTCGATGCCTGAACCGCGAGACCGGCGAGGCCGAACGATTCTCAGACGGCGATCCGCCGGCCAAGTTGCCGACGAACGACTCCCTGATTGATTTCGCAAGGAACTGCGGCGCTCGGTTCGTCTATGTCTTTGACGACGGAGCTTGGTCCTACAAGGAACTCTAGTCACCGCATGTTCTCCTCGCGTGCTCCAACTGGGATCGGCGATTCGCCGGTTCGTTCGAGGATTGCTTTCTTGCCGGTGAAGCGTTGGTAACGATCAACGATCACGTCGCAGTACGGCGGGTCGAGTTCCATCAAGAACGCCTTGCGCCCGGTCTGCTCCGCGCCGATCAAGGTCGATCCGCTGCCGCCGAACAAGTCGAGCACGTTCTCGCCTTTCCGTGACGAGTATTGCATCGCCAAAACCGCGAGTTCGGCGGGCTTGCCGGTGAGGTGTTCAAGTTTCTGCGGCGCGATTTTCTTAACGTGCCACAGGTCAGTCGCGTTGTTCGGGCCGAAGTACTTGTGGCCGGCACCTTCTTTCCAGCCGTAGAACGCCCATTCATGTGCCCCCATGAAATCTTTTCTGGTCATCACGGGGTGTTGTTTGTCCCAGATGATGGCCTGCGAAAAATACAAACCGGCCGCGGCGAGGACCGGTGGGTAGTTGGCGATGTTGGAGAAGCCACCCCAGATGTAAAAGCAACGGCCGGGTTCGAGCACGCGAGTGATGTTGCCAAACCACGCTTTCAACAAACGGTCAAACTCTTCGTCCGAGACGAAGTCGTTGGCGAGCGGTCGATCTTTGGCCCTCATCTTCTTCGGGCCTTCTTTCGTCTTGCCCTTGCCGGCCTCGAACGACGAATTGCCGGCCGCGATCGCGTTTTTGCTTCGCGGTTCCACTTTCACGTTGTACGGTGGATCGGTATTGCAAAGGTGGATCTTTGCACCAGCGAGCAACCGATCGAGGTCTTCGACGCTGGTCGAGTCACCACACATCAGTCGATGGTCGCCAAGAATCCAGAGATCACCTAGCTGCGTGATAGCTTCGTCTGGCGGTTCGGGGATGTCGTCTGGATCCGTCAATCCCTGCGTGACACCGGGATCGAGCAGCTTGGCGAGTTCATCACCATCGAAGCCGAGCAATTCAACATCGAAACCTGATTCTTGTAGTCCGCTGATTTCCAAGGGCAACAGGTCGTAGTCCCACTGCGCGTTCTCGCCCGTTCGGTTATCGGCGATCCGGTACGCCTTCACCGCTTCGGGTTCGAGATCCGTCGCGATGTGAACGGGGACTTCGGCGAGCCCGAGTTTCTTGGCGGCCTTGAACCGTGTATGGCCGACGATGATGACACCGTCGGTATCGACCACGATCGGCTGGCGAAACCCGAACTCGTTGATCGAGAGGATGACGGCATCGACGGCGTCGTCATTAATGCGAGGGTTGTTCTCGTAAGGCTTGATTCGATCAAGCGACCACGTTTCGACCTGCATATTTGCCCTTCCAAGGCGAGAGAATGAAACGGGAAGGGGTGGGTCGGTCGTTGGTTTGCTGGGTGGTTGGTTTGGGATCCGATGCGTTCGGACGGACGTTTACGGTTATTCGGCGAACGCGGTAACTTCACGGCACATTTGGATAAAGTCTTCGTTTGACAAAATCGACTTTGCACGATTGATGTCGCGGTGAAGCACTTGCGTGTTCTCGATGACGTGTTCGCCGCCGTCTCGGACGGGAACGATGTGGTCGAGCGACGCGACTTCGGGAGTAAGCGATCGCCCGGTCAAAGTACATTGGTAACCCTGGTGTTCCAAAAGTTGCATCACGTTCTTCACGTTGATCTTGCCGGTTGGTTTTCCGCCTTGCGGTTTCGCTTCGGCACGTACCGCAGGTTGAACTGCGGCAAGTGGTTGGCCCAATAGTTCCACGTCGTTTTGTCGAGCAACCGAGATTGCCGGCGACTGTTGATCCGGCTTCTCATTCGTTCGGCAGCTTGCTTCCATGTTGTTACCTCTGTTTTCTTTCCGAGATTGGGGTTGAGTCTTCCTTGGCTGGCGATGATTCGCCAACTCTGAACAATGATGTGGGCGCGATAGCTCCACGGATCATCAAGGAGAACGTGATTTCGATGGTCTGCGTTCAGTCGGCTACAGAGATTGCCGGCCTGACGTTGCCAGAGATTTTTCATTTGTTTTACGGCCTCAAATCTATTCGGACACTCGAAACCAACTGTACTGGATAAGGCTGCTGTTCCCGTGGCCCTGACCAGAGAACGAGCCGGCCGGGAGTACCTAAACGTCTCGGGTCAGGCCGCACGCGGCGGCGTCGGTCGCGTCCTCGCGGGCTGCCGCATCGAAGGCGGCATTGGCTTCGATGTTGCGGCGGTGGGCCGACGTGTCGCGGCGCGGGACGAACTCGCCACACCAATCCGTTTCCATCACCGCTGGGAAGATGGCGATGTCCGGGCGTGCCCGACGTTGAGAATTTTTCGGTGTAGCCGGCGGATGACGGCGACACTCACCACCAGCCGACTCTTGAAAAGCGGAATGAACGGGACGAAAGAAACGACAACGCGAACATTGGTCCACAAGCAAAGCTCCAAAGAGGGAAAAAAGAGAAACGTCATGAATGAATCCGTCAGACAGCCCCCTCATGCGTGCAAACGTGTATCGCGGGCGAGTGGGACTGACACACTGACGAATTAGGAGAGAGAGTGTTTTTCTTCGTATATGACGAGCTTTTCACGCACCAAAACCGTCAGCGAATCCGTCAGTTTGACCCTCTGACGTTTGCTGACAGATTCGGTCATTCCAAGCCTGAATCGGTCGTTTGGGTCGCCAACACGTCAGAATCGTCGGCAACATCACTGACGGATTCATTGACGGATTTCTTTGGCAGGTCGGGCACCGTGGTGAGTCGATAGCCCGACGCCGGTTTGGTTCGCGTTTCGATCGTGACCGGCTCGATGTCTTCTTGCTGCATCAGCGTTTGAACGATTTGATCGAAGTCGCTCGCCTTCAACGTCATCGAACGCATCATTTCACGACGAGCCATGGTGTGGTTGGGTCGGTCGGCGAGACGTTTCTTGAATTTCAAGCACTCGGCGTGAAACGGATTCTCGGCGACGTGAACCGATGCGAGGTAGAGCTGCCGGCGCGTTTGATGCAACGAGAACTCGCTGGCCCAACGCACGGCATCAATCGCGATCATGGGCTGAAGATGGTCTTCGCTGACCGCGTAGATCAACGCCAGTTTCTTGGCATGCTCGCACGTCCGACTCCATGCGGCACGAGCGACCTCGTCACCGGCGTCATCGGCCTTGTCGTATTCCACCTCGGTTTGTTCACGCAAATGCGTGATCGCGGCTTCGGCTTCCGGAGTGAATGCGACACGCAGCGGTTTGGGATGGAACTTCATGAAGTTGCCGCTGCCCGGCTCGAAGTCCGCCCACCACTTCGCGATCTCCAAAACCTCCTCGGGAACGTCTCGCGCCGATCCGGGCGTTTGCCCTTTACCACGCTTGCCGACGTCGATGATATTCAGCCGGGCAAAGAACCCGTTGGTCAACATTCGCTTCGATAGCGACTCGTAGAAGTATTGAGGCGTCGCGGTGCCGAACAACGTCAGATGCGGCTGATCGACATGCTGTGCCTCTTTCTGGTTCGCTTTCACGCGGATCGGATAGACATCGCCAGCGGAAGTGTAGAGCGTCAGCAGAATGTTCGGAATCGACTCGCGGCTGTTTTCGCGGTCGAGATTGATCTGCCGCAGAACGCCGTCCATCTCATCATTCTGAAACAACATGCGTCCGCTGCGAACGAGGGCGTCTTGGATGCCTTCGCCCGACGCGAACTTGTCACCGATCGAATTCGCCTCGCCAATCTGGAAGAGGACTTGCGAATTGACCTTTCGAGGAAATTCTTTGCCCGTTCCGCTGCCGGCAAGAGCGAGCAAGTAGAGGTTGGTGCGAAGATCACCGGCCGTCGCGACTTTGCGACCGGCCAGGAACGATTGCAGTGCCATCGCGCCACAGAACGCGAGACCGATATTCGGGTAGGGTGCGTTGGCGAGCGAAAAGTCCATGACGCGGCGAACGAATCCGGGAACTTCAAACAACCGCTCGGGCAACATTCCAGGATCCGCCATGCCTGTGAATTTGGACGGCGGTTTATCCTCTTCGGAAACGGCCACCTTTGTCATCGTCATGAAACCAGACAGATCGACGTCGCTTGCCGTTTCGATCGGACCGTCATCGCGGAGCCAACCAAACGGCCGGTCGTGAGATTTGATGGCGGCCTGGTTGATTTTGTGCTGGAGTTCGCGATCGGACCAAGGCGGCAAACATCGTGGGTTGTAGTCCGCAGCGAGAATCGCCAGGGCACGATCCGGTTCGATGCCAAAACCGTGAACCAGCGCTGTCGCGGCGGCGAACGTTTGCGAGTGACCGCTGCTGCCCGCAATCGCTGGCGGCATGGCGTTCAAGTAGGCAATGGCTCGGGCCTCGACATCACCATCCGACGCAGGCCGCGTCGATGAGGTCGGCTGCTTGATTGATACCGGCACACCACGTTTGACGATCACCGCGTCAGCCAGTGCTTTCACGCACGCAGCCAACATTGGTGCAGGAACGGTTGCGGGTTCAGTGTCGAGGACATCGTACGGTTCGCCTTCGGGATGGATGCTGGGGCCGACGACGGTTTGAGTTCCGGTGGATCGCAGCTCGACAATCATCGAACCGTTATTTGGATCGGCGTGTTTCTCGGTCGTCGCGCCAGCCGCGATGTACCAACGATGCGAACGGGGTGCCGACGGCCGGCCAGTTACTGCCACCGTTGGTGGCAGATATTGATCGGCCAGTTCGATTGCTTCGGGACAATCTAGGTCAACATCAACGATCCAACCGGACGGTTCGCCTAGAATGATGCCGATATTGCTGTTCTCGGGAAGCGCTTCGGGCTTCAATCGCAAATTGGTCCAGTCACGGCGCGACGGCGACTTTGACCGAGGGCGCAGCGGCACGCAGTACCAGCCTCGTTGGCGATAGATCCCAACTTGCTCCCGCACATCGGCCATCAAAAGGGTGCCTCTTCCAATGCCGCGTTCGGAATCTCACCAAGGGTCTGCTTGATGATGCGGTCGTATTTCTGGCCTGAGATTGAGCGGACCGAGAGTGTTTCGGTCGCCGCGAGAAGCCCCGAGCCGGCAATATCAACCGCTTCTTCCGCGTTCGATGGGCAGGGATCAAGGCAGCGCTCACTCCACCATGCTTCAGCTTTTCGTCTCGCGTAGCCGGAGTGCTCGATGCAGATGAACTCGCTTTGCCAACGTTCGAGGCCGATCATGTAGTCGACGCGTAAGCATCTTGGCGCGTCTTCGTCCGCGTCACGTTTGCGATGGATACGATAGATGATGTCTTGGACGTCGTACTCGGTGTCGGTCACTTCGCCAGACAACACGCCGGCTTCGCTAGCCTCGGCGTCGTGGGCTTCGCGCTCGGGTGGCGGAAACGGATGACCGCACTCGGGACAATTGGCATAACCACATGCAACGAGTGCATGGCACTTCTCACACTCTTTCGCTGGTGGGCCTTGATCCGGACGCTTGGCTTTGTCCTTCGGCTTGATCTGGTCGATCGGTCCGTGGCGTTCGATGTTGCCGCCAAAGTCGAGGACGAGGCAGTTTTCCTTGTCGGGATGCAAACGAAAGCCGCGGCCGACGCATTGATAAAGCAATCCGGGCGACATCGTGGGACGCAGCATCACGACGCAATCGACTCGTGGTGCGTCGAACCCGGTGGTGAGGACATTCACGTTGCAGAGGAAACGCAGCGGTTCTGTGCCGAGTAGCGAAGTTGGAGCATCGCCACGAAAGCGGGCCAACAATTCGTCTCGTTCGCCAGCTGGTGTCTCGCCAGTCACGAAACCGCACTCGATACCGTGGTTTACCTGCAACACTTCAACGACACGCCGCCCGTGTGCGACGGACGACGCGAAGATCAGCACTGCCCGGCGGTCGGCCGTCAGTTCGACGATCTCGGCACACGCGGCGGACACGAGGGCGTCGTCGTTGACCAGCGATTCGACCTCTTCGCTGACGAACTCGCCGGCGCGGATATGCAGACCACCGAAATCCGCTCGGTGCACGCCGGCTTTGGAAATGAGTGGACTTAGGTATCCGTCACGGATTAGTTCCTTGATTCCGATCTCGTAGCAGACTTCATTCAGGAAATGGTCCGCCGAGCAGATCATGCCGGAATCGAGGCGGAACGGCGTCGCGGTCAATCCGATCACGCGAACGTGCGGATTGATAACCTTGCAGTCGGCCAGGAACTGCCGATACATGCCGTCGCCCTTCTTTGAAATCAGATGGGCTTCGTCGACGACGATCAAATCGAACGGATCAAGGTCACAGGCTCGTTTGTAGATACTCTGAATGCCGGCGACGAGAACGGGGGTGTTCGTGTCGCGTTTCTTGAGTCCGGCGGAATACAGACCGACCTTGATATCGGGGCACAGACGGCGAACCTTGTCGGCGTTCTGTTCGAGTAGCTCTTTAACGTGAGCCAAGATCAATACGCGACCATTCCATTGCCGGACAGCGTCAGACGCGATCTTCGCCAGAACGAGCGATTTCCCGGCACCGGTCGGTAAAACCGCGACGGGATTATCCTCGCGGCTTCGCAGATGATCGTAGACCGCATCGACGGCGGCTTGTTGATAGGATCGCAGTTTCATCACATCAAATCCCCGTTGTGCCGTTTGCAACCTCGCTCGATCGGCATCGCCGGTGGCAGCAAATCGTTGATGAAAGTGCAGCTCTCGCAGATGCGATTGCCAGGCCCGGTGGAAACAAAGGCCTCGTCGCAACGCAAGCATGAACGAAAGCCGGCTTTCCCGATCGGTGCTGGGATGCGTTGAATGACAACTTCGGCGTTGCCCGCTTTCGGTGCCGGCTCCCGTTTCTCAATCGTCAATCGCACAATCTGGCTATCGTCTTCGTACGCGCCGCCCCACTGCATCGAGTCCAACATCGCCTTCAAGCAATTGTCGACATCTCGCCGGCGTCGATCAGGCGGATAGACGACGATGTCGACGATCAAGTCTCCCGTCAGCGTTTCGATGTTCTTGCGATTCAGAAGCGAGCTGACGGCCGCTCGATATTTCCTGCCTTCCTTGCTGATCAACACGCGATTGCCAACGTGTCGCCAGTAATGATTGACCGAAGGCGGATAGGGCAACGTGAGTCGGATCATGGTGGCTTACTTCGATGTTCAACGAGCGAATAAAAACACCCAGCCAACATTCCATTGCTGACTGGGTGCCGTTTCTTGGAAGCTGTCGGACGGTTAACGCTTCCAAGGCGGGGACCCGGACTGGTCGTCCGTGCCGCTCACTTGCGACGCGGCGATCGGCTGGGAAACAGCGTCTTTCTTCGAGTAGCCCTTCACTTCGTTCTGCAACTCGCCGGTGTCGTTGCGGCGTTTGACTCGCACATGAATCACGCATAGCAAGTTGTGTAAGTCCGCCGAGTCGGTTGGCACCAAGACGCCAACCGACCGGCAGATCGCAGACAACTCCCGCCGGGCGATTTCCACCGCGGTCGCGTTGGGGTTGTCGAGGTTGAGACGCACCCAGAGAAGACGGTTTGCGTACTCGCCCTCCACGATCTGAAACGTCAACTGCAGGTAGTTGCCCGTGCCAGATTTCGTGGGTTTCATTTCGCTGTCGGTGATGACGGCGACGTACTTGCCGGAAGGGATCGGTTCGAGATCGTCGGCTGGTTCGACGGTGTTGGCATCAAAGCCGTTGAGATTTGCCATGGTAAGTCTGTGGTCCTTGGTTTGGAGTCTGTAGAAAGAGAATTGGTTGAGTCGTTCAGTTGGCCGACATCGCTGCCACGAACGCCGCCCACGAGAGCGGCAATTCTTCAGCGATGCCGTAACGATTCTTGGCAACGCAACTGGGCGATCCGTAAGCACGCACGACGCGTTCGCCACCGTCTTTGCCGATCGCATGAGCGATGGTGCGTTTGCGGTTGAAACCTCCGTCTTCGCTTTGCGTTCGCATCTTGCGAGTCGCGAACAAAACGGCGTCGCACCATTCCTTGACGAGGGCCGCAGCGTGCTTATGCAGTCGCGGCGAATAGCGGTCGTAGGGTGAGGATTCGGGATCCTCGAACCGTTCGACTTTGGAATGGGCGATCAAGACCGTCACCATGCCACGCGAACGCAGCACATTGAGCAGGTCGAGCACTTCACGCCACAGAGAGAGGGCGTGCATGTAACCGCGAGCGTACCCGCCATCGACCTTTTCGATCGACTCGACGGCATATTGCTGACAGAGCTTGTCCCAGACGAGACGCTCCAGCCAATCGAGCGAGTCGATCACGACGCTTTCGTAATCGTGCTTCTCATTGACGAGCGTTTTCAGGGCTGCAACGACGTCATCGAGTTTTGTCGCCAGCGGAAAGCGATCGCATTCGATTTCGTCGAGGCCGTCTTCGGTTTGGATGAAGATCGGCTTGGGGGCTTCGCTGCCGAATGTTGACTTGCCGATGCCCTCGACACCGTAGAGCAAAACACGAGGCGGCTTCGATTGCCGGCCGGACTGGATGGTTTCGAGTAAGTTGGTCATGGGTGGGATGGTTCCTTCGTTGAATGGTTTGGATGGCTGGAATTACAGGGTTGGGATCGCTTCGATGTCGAAATTGCCATCGCGATCGCTGGTCACGAGGTAGTGCTTGAAATCAATCTGGGCGACGAACCGTTGGTTGGTTCCCAGTTGCTTGCGGAGCGACTTGCACGCCCCGGTAAAATCTTTCGACGCTTCGTTGAAGCGGTCGGCCGATCGCAAGTAACGGCCGACCGCCAATGAAAGTGCCACACGGCGTTCGATGTCCAAATCACTCATTCGCTAACCTGGTGGATGGGAGGTTTGATGTTCCGACGACCCGTTGGCCGCCCCTGGTTACCTATGCCGTGAATTGGTCGCCCTGTACGCCAATCTCAGAAATTGGCCACGCCGTACTTCTTCAAGTGCTTGGCGATCTCGGCACGCACGGTGTTGAAACGCCGACGCGGCAGGCCAAACTTTTCCATCGTGCTGCTCATCGAATGACAACGCAGGTACTCGCACACCCGCCGCAATTCCGCGGGCATCGTCTGCATCGCGACCTCCAAAGCGTCCGCTTCGTCGATCGCGTCCAGCGGATCGCTGTAAGACGACTGGTTTCGTCGGCCCTGGTCCTCGTCACAGATTTCGCCGCCCAGAGTCGCGAAAGTCTCATCTACCGTGTCGACGGGCGTCTCAAACGATTGCATTTGCACGCCATCTTCGATCGGATGCCGTTTGTGGCGTTTCCTCGATCGCAACAGCTCTCGCACACCCGAGTTGATGACTCGATTGATGAACGTATTCACCTTCGATCTCGCCGGGTCGAAACAGTCGGCTTTCTGGATCAAATACATCAGCAACTCTTGAGCGATGTCTTCGGCGTCACAGTCGCTGAATTCCGGTCGCCGATGGAGTTGCTCGGCCTTGATCCGCGCCGTCTTCATGGCGAAATCGTTGAGAATTTCTTCGCCGAGCCGTTTGCCGTCCGCTAGAGTATTCGCACTCATGGTTGTCTCCGGCTGGAGGCATCCCGTGATGCAAGCGATTCGCACAGACCGCAAAGAAGCTGCGTCGCGACAAGCCATGTCACGAGAAAACGCAGGCGGCCGGCGAGGTTCGTTCGTCACGTCCTCACAGCGAAGACGTGCCGCGACTTCTCAAGTCGCCGAGCGACATTTGGAGTCGCTAAGAAAAGTTTTTAGACACCGATACGGTTGTCGCCCTCTTGATCACGGTCCTCACGCGGTGACCGCGTTGACCGGGATCGCTGACGCTTTTCAATGTCGCGAAACGGACTGGGGGCGTCGTTCCACCAATGCTCCATGACAATTCTTCCGCCAGATGATTCAACCGCAGAAAACCCGACCGCTTGAAAAAACAGCAAGAGGCGAAGATTGGATTCCTCGACCGTGACTTTGATTCGCGTCCGACGTTCTCGGGTCAATCTCGATCGCAGCTCGGAAATCAATTGCCGCCCAAATGAACGCAATTGATACTCTGGTTCAATAAAGATCCGTTCCAACTCGACGTGCTGCTTGTGGAGTTGATAGACCATGGAACCGACAACCACGGGCTTACGGCGGCCGGCACGAGGCAACTCAATCACCATGGCGACTACGTTTCGTTGACTCAGACGACTTTGATAGTCTTCTTTGCACCACGGAGAACAGGTTGCCGCGACATCAATCGCCAAAACGTCCTTCAAGTCTTGATGAATCATCCAACGCACGTGCCCTTCGATTGGCGTTTTTGTGGATGACGGCTTGGACCGCCGTGCGATCCTCGGT
Protein-coding regions in this window:
- a CDS encoding HNH endonuclease; translated protein: MEASCRTNEKPDQQSPAISVARQNDVELLGQPLAAVQPAVRAEAKPQGGKPTGKINVKNVMQLLEHQGYQCTLTGRSLTPEVASLDHIVPVRDGGEHVIENTQVLHRDINRAKSILSNEDFIQMCREVTAFAE
- a CDS encoding bifunctional DNA primase/polymerase encodes the protein MADVREQVGIYRQRGWYCVPLRPRSKSPSRRDWTNLRLKPEALPENSNIGIILGEPSGWIVDVDLDCPEAIELADQYLPPTVAVTGRPSAPRSHRWYIAAGATTEKHADPNNGSMIVELRSTGTQTVVGPSIHPEGEPYDVLDTEPATVPAPMLAACVKALADAVIVKRGVPVSIKQPTSSTRPASDGDVEARAIAYLNAMPPAIAGSSGHSQTFAAATALVHGFGIEPDRALAILAADYNPRCLPPWSDRELQHKINQAAIKSHDRPFGWLRDDGPIETASDVDLSGFMTMTKVAVSEEDKPPSKFTGMADPGMLPERLFEVPGFVRRVMDFSLANAPYPNIGLAFCGAMALQSFLAGRKVATAGDLRTNLYLLALAGSGTGKEFPRKVNSQVLFQIGEANSIGDKFASGEGIQDALVRSGRMLFQNDEMDGVLRQINLDRENSRESIPNILLTLYTSAGDVYPIRVKANQKEAQHVDQPHLTLFGTATPQYFYESLSKRMLTNGFFARLNIIDVGKRGKGQTPGSARDVPEEVLEIAKWWADFEPGSGNFMKFHPKPLRVAFTPEAEAAITHLREQTEVEYDKADDAGDEVARAAWSRTCEHAKKLALIYAVSEDHLQPMIAIDAVRWASEFSLHQTRRQLYLASVHVAENPFHAECLKFKKRLADRPNHTMARREMMRSMTLKASDFDQIVQTLMQQEDIEPVTIETRTKPASGYRLTTVPDLPKKSVNESVSDVADDSDVLATQTTDSGLE
- a CDS encoding DUF4314 domain-containing protein, whose amino-acid sequence is MKTNLKAGDRVRLLSMTDDPDPIPAGTTGTVAGVYPQSDWTQVDVDWDNGRSLMLSIPPDVVERLPADQTN
- a CDS encoding DEAD/DEAH box helicase codes for the protein MKLRSYQQAAVDAVYDHLRSREDNPVAVLPTGAGKSLVLAKIASDAVRQWNGRVLILAHVKELLEQNADKVRRLCPDIKVGLYSAGLKKRDTNTPVLVAGIQSIYKRACDLDPFDLIVVDEAHLISKKGDGMYRQFLADCKVINPHVRVIGLTATPFRLDSGMICSADHFLNEVCYEIGIKELIRDGYLSPLISKAGVHRADFGGLHIRAGEFVSEEVESLVNDDALVSAACAEIVELTADRRAVLIFASSVAHGRRVVEVLQVNHGIECGFVTGETPAGERDELLARFRGDAPTSLLGTEPLRFLCNVNVLTTGFDAPRVDCVVMLRPTMSPGLLYQCVGRGFRLHPDKENCLVLDFGGNIERHGPIDQIKPKDKAKRPDQGPPAKECEKCHALVACGYANCPECGHPFPPPEREAHDAEASEAGVLSGEVTDTEYDVQDIIYRIHRKRDADEDAPRCLRVDYMIGLERWQSEFICIEHSGYARRKAEAWWSERCLDPCPSNAEEAVDIAGSGLLAATETLSVRSISGQKYDRIIKQTLGEIPNAALEEAPF
- a CDS encoding DNA modification methylase, giving the protein MQVETWSLDRIKPYENNPRINDDAVDAVILSINEFGFRQPIVVDTDGVIIVGHTRFKAAKKLGLAEVPVHIATDLEPEAVKAYRIADNRTGENAQWDYDLLPLEISGLQESGFDVELLGFDGDELAKLLDPGVTQGLTDPDDIPEPPDEAITQLGDLWILGDHRLMCGDSTSVEDLDRLLAGAKIHLCNTDPPYNVKVEPRSKNAIAAGNSSFEAGKGKTKEGPKKMRAKDRPLANDFVSDEEFDRLLKAWFGNITRVLEPGRCFYIWGGFSNIANYPPVLAAAGLYFSQAIIWDKQHPVMTRKDFMGAHEWAFYGWKEGAGHKYFGPNNATDLWHVKKIAPQKLEHLTGKPAELAVLAMQYSSRKGENVLDLFGGSGSTLIGAEQTGRKAFLMELDPPYCDVIVDRYQRFTGKKAILERTGESPIPVGAREENMR
- a CDS encoding winged helix-turn-helix domain-containing protein, giving the protein MKKADVKIGGEYFATVTNKKVTVRIDAENRSGGWDATNLSTGKKVRIKTAGRLKGSARATETPATETRVRKRVAKKTDESIASEKKLSCVKAALKVLTDSAEPMNAQEMIAAMTDAGLWESPGGKTPHATLYSAILRDMKRGDESRFVKTDRGRFTARA